From Myripristis murdjan chromosome 13, fMyrMur1.1, whole genome shotgun sequence:
CCGGAGGATAGTCATCTGTTTGACAGTCTTGGGTTTCAGAGCAAAGATTTTTACTCAAACTCTTAATGTGCCTTTCTCAGTCTCATAAACGTTGTGCCTTATCTGGATCACCAGATCTATTCAGGAGAACCAACATGGATTGGTCTGCTTGGCCCAGCTGTAGGTCTaggtataaaaaaaatgatgctatGTTATGCAAGATGTGGCCTATTTTCCTGATTCTGCACTGCAGTTTTGTGTACTGCAGACCAAGTTCAGCCATAAAAATTTGTTGTGCTCAGAAGTGGATGTCTGGGGTTTTAGttggcagcagcagagcaatGGGCCCACTACTTTTCACCAGACTGTCTGGAAAAGGTACAAGTCAAGACAAACTCAGGATAGCTGAGTACTATTTGCCTGTTCAGAACCCAGTGGTTCAggagttttagtctttttttgtttatttgcagcCTGAATGAAACGGTATTCAACAGACACTCCAGAGATAGGGTGCAGACTGTTATTCTTCACAGGAGGAGCTATGAGGTATCTGGAAAACCTAGATCATAATTTTGTGTGAGATCATTGAGattaatatttttgttcaaccctaTGTTGCATTACAGCCTCAAGGGCTATGCTATAGTATTTTATCACTGCATGTTACTGAAGTCTGGGTTGTGCGGCCTAAATGACTCATCAGTAAATGATTTTGAGATACTTTGCGTAGAACCCAAGTTACagctctgtcctctctgtgtaAAAATGTAACATTGGAAACAAAAATGGTTCGTACTCTATGCAATGCATGCAAAGTTCTCTATAGGACACACTACGTGGACACACTCAGTGGCTGAGTTCAAAAGCCAGTAAACTTGGGAGATGAAAAGCTTTATACAATGAGCTTTTAAATGAAGCATGATGGTGCGTTACACTAAAAACTTTTTGCTGTGATCCCACAAAggattttctgttgttgttttttgcatcCACAGTCTCacggtgtgtgttttcaatttattttacaacTTTTAAGTGCCTTATTTGAAGTTGGCAGGattaatgctttttttaaaaaaaatgttttgattttttataGCAGATTTCTGCCTCTACTCCATATGGATATCATGATTACCccatttctgtatttgtttgatCTCTAATGAAAGGTAATATGATGGTCTGTGTTGCATGGTCATTGTTCTGTCTCCTCCTTTTgtatattttgcacatttttattcacaacATGTTTacgctgctctgctgtgttgttATGGCAGTGGCCACAGTTTCCACTGTGGTTACTCGCACTTGAAAGAGGAGTTGAAATGGTAAATCAGAACGGGATGTGCTGATGGAATCCATTGTGACTTGGTGCAATAGCTCCTTCGATTTAAACCTGAAAACACTTGCCACCTCAGGAGCTTTCACTGTCATGACACAGGTAGCAGTCAAATGTTTGGCCAATTATGGTACACAAAACAACACTTCAGTGTCACACATCTAGTTACAATAGTGGCCTttttttgtagtagtagtagtgtttgttggttgttgtttgtcttttgtacATGTAATCTATTTAAAGCATGTATCAATCAGTTTCTAGTTTTGATTGAAAGAGAACAAGAAGTCCTTGTGGAAAACGGACATAGGAAATGGCAGTCACTTTTACTTGGGAAGTTATATTGTTTTCTCCAAACTGGGGTGTTGCTCTCTCAGACTGCAGGTGCTGAAATCACCAGTACATCAGTCATTATAGCTTCATTTTAAAGTAGGTCAGCCCCTGTTGCTTGCCAAATTCGTGTTCAGTTCCTAATGGCCGTTGGGTAGATTGTGAAATGGCTTagacaaatctttttttttttttttttttttttagtttgagttATACCAATCATACAATACATGAATTTAGGGAAAGGGAAAGTTTGCTTGTATATGTACAGTATGGCAGCCTTTGTTTATATGAGCCATTTCTTGCAAAAGTATATAGATGTTTAAGCCCTTGTGGATTTATGCACAATAATACCCCAAATAATTGCCTAGCCTGGGAAATAGTGTATTCACTCCCTCCTATGTGACCCATCTATGCCTCCAGAAATAACCAAAGATAATGTATTGTGAATTGACTTATTGCTAGTTTTGAAAGGGATCGTTTTTATCTGTCATTCAAGGttcttgttttctcattttgtacTCAAAGgcattctattttttatattactGTTCATGATATTGTAATAAACTACAGTTACAAAACAGCAATGTGTACAGTGTGATATAATGGACCTTCAGTATTCTCATCACATTTCAACACTGTGTTAATGGGGAGCGCTTAAATCATTTGTTGAGATGTTTTGCTTCTAATTTGGCAGGAAAATTTtattcaaatgcattttctctttACGCTGCACAGACATTGTGGCTTCTCTGTTTTGATGGCAGTACAATTACAAACGTGCAAACTGTTTGcgagcgtgtgcgtgtgtgtatgtgtttgcacaaGAAAAGGAGGGATGCATAGTGTGTTCTTTGTAACCCTCATGTGCTCAGGTTGCCAGTAAGTTAGAGACATGATGAGTTAAtgatagatgcacacacacttatttattCACAGTGTGTTCATCAGAGCCTCCAGCTCTGTCCAACAGCAGCTTTCATCAGGACATTAAGAAAGGGTTttaacacacactttttgttaACTTCCATCTCGTGACTTTTTCAGGTCACCGTTCAAAACGTTTTCATGGCAATCGCTGTCCTACAGAGCGGCTGCACtgcactcttcctcctccctcaccgTCCTCCTCTTTCCCTGGGGAGGTTGGAGAGTGTGCTGAGGGCTGAGGCAGTGGTGGCTCTCCAGCAGGGCTGATTCTCTGACCTCTACACCCTGCTGGAGGGCTTCCCCCTCTTCCCACACAGCCTCCCGCTCCTGCAGCAACTGTGGCTCCAAGCTCACAACAAGGAGGCGGAGAGGTTGCGAGGTCGACCGCTGGGGGCGATGGGGACATACACAGTGAGACAAAAGTTCCCTCTACCACACATAATACTGTATAATACTGCTTCAAGGTAGGCAAGACTGAGCTCCACAATCTTGAATTAGTCTTATGTCATGCACTGCATCGCACATGGAGGCCTGATCTAAGTGTGTATAGACTTTAAACAGGCCCACTATGAATTCTGCTCATTATAGTGAAAGAGGGGGAGAGTTAGACAGTGTGCAGGTTCTTGCTTTGTTCCAGCACAAGTTTGATCACGCAGATTGCAAAGGCAACCTTAACCCAAGTTACACATAATGCCTTGGAGAAACGCTCACTGCTTTTGTTAGACAGGATACCTTCAGCTACTTTGTTTAAAGTGTTTGCAAAGCACCGGATGACAAAGGTAATAAGTTAATCATAGTGCTTTTTCAGGCACCCACTATCTCAACTTCAGTATTAGTCACGAAATAAATGTCTTTCATCTTCACCTCTAGCTTCGTCTAACCACCATTTGGTTGGTGGttgtttaaagtttttttttttctaaggaataaaattataataaaacagaatataatACACTATATAATTGATCAGTAAGTGTAACTgacaataaatgcaaaaaaccttttttattctattttatgcCTATTGCACATCTGACCAGCTAGGAAGGGGCCCCTCTCTGTGATAATGTTTTCTTCCCTTTGTATTTATCTGTGGGGTTTTTTGgggggcgtttttttttttcttgcccacttTGAGGGTTCAAGTCTTGTGATcctgttgtttgttgtaaactcgTGGGCCGGTCCTGTTAAGCCCTTTGAGCCTGTGATTTGAGGctctaaataaaaatgaactcaCAGAAATTGCAAGCACAGTTTGGTGGTGTTTTTGAACATCAACTTGGCAGCTGTGTGTAAAATACATTGCAGTTTTGTGAAGCAGTTACAAGAGGACCAAACTCTTCCAGTTTTACCAGATATGTGCAAGGAAAAACCCGATGATTACACACAGAAAACGTAACAGCAGTCATCTATTTTTAACTCATATGGCTTGCTGGGTTTTATTCAGtttacacacagcacaacaacaccCTCTTTTGGTGAAATAAAGATACAGACATACAAAGATTTGACAATGGGTGTGAGATGAACTTCTTTGTTTCATGTTCCTCAGCTCTGCATGCGATTTCCAGATATGGGGCTCTGGAGGCAACTACCCTCCTCTGacaatgacctttgacctccgaACGGTCGCCATCCCCACTGCCCCTGCCCTCCTCGTCCGCCCCGTCTCACTCACCACCTCCTGTAAGACTCGTCCCCCTCTGAGTCATACCATTCATGTTCAATCTGTTACTGTTAGCCTCCTTCTTACTGCTTAGTTTGACATCTTAGTTCTGCTTCTTCGTGAATGTAAAGCGTATCTTCCTGTTTCAGTAATGTTTATTATCAAACATGGCTTATTATCAGACACCGCCGCATAACTGAGACACATTAGACATACAGATGCGCAGGAAAAGACAGACATTGAAAGCAGGCCTCATGACTGAACAAAATGTAACACGCACAGATGTGCTGCTGCAAACTGGCctggatttttgttgtttggaaagacacacacatcattacaTACAATATAACCACATGACACCGACATTCATTCCAGTCAGGTGCCATATGTCTTCATTTGTCAGAGGATGAGGAAAACTAAGATGGGAAAGTTAAGACATTCTCCTATGTACACACAAAGATATATTATGTCTAGTGAAAACCATTTTTGTGTAGGTTTTTGACTTCATTGTGTAAATTAACGGGCTATAACGGAATAAACCCATTAACACTTTGTTGCAGACCTTTCACTACACCTTACGtatggtgtaaaaaaaacaaacaaaaaaaaacattcgtCTGATTTTACTGAGTCTCATGGCATCATCTGGACAGAATGTGCAACATGAAACATAATGGTGAACAACAGCAGGGTGCAAATGCTGATTAGCACAGGACTCATTTTATCTGATGACCTCTGTGGTTGCCAAAATATGGTAGGTAATTTGCGCTGGAATTTTTACAAATTACGGACATGGACAATTTGCACGACATTAAGATCCCAGATGATGAGGGTTCTGGGACCTACACTTCTTATAAAGTACTAGAGGTCACCAGGAAATACTAGTCCTGTTCAAATAGGGCTTAAGGCAAGAGGATCTTCAGGCAAGAGAATTATTCACAGGTAAGACTTAGTCTactcagtcactttttcattgtCACTCTATGAACAGTGTTCATACTGTGGCTCAGAGAGCTTATTGCATAAAATCACAGGTGAATGTCCACCATATGACACTTTAGCAAATCACATTGGGTTAAAGAAGGGATAAGGCTGAGATTTTTCACAAGAATGGAGCAAAAGGATTCAGAGAACTTTTGAATTCACAGAGATGAATTTCTACACATCTCCTCGGGTAAAAGATACCATTAACAGGCCGCCTTCATCAGCCAGCATTAACCGTTAAATTAAGACTATTTGGATGCAAGACAAGGCATGGCTACAAGGTGGGACTGGGGCCTCAAGCTCATCTGTTTTGACGAAATGAAGGAGACCAGGGAGTCCAATAGTGCAAGTCTTTGGCTGAGTTCATCTGGGCCTCAAGTACACTGATCTAGATCAGTTCAGATCAGATCAGCAGGCTcttctcctgtgtgtctgcatccaGTCCACTCCTGAATATCACATATGGGCCTAGAATCTGAGGTTCTGGGTTATTATCGTTTACTCCAAACCCCCATTTGTCACCCAGTGTGATGAGCACCACTTGCACTCCAGCACTGGGTGCGAGTGAGCCGAAGTCCTCAGGTGAAATTGGTGGATTTGGGTCTGGGCGTGCAGGACACCTCAGTGTTTCGTGTTTTTGTTCACGTTCAGAAGCCCAGGTACTCTGCCAGGAAGACAGCCAGGACCTTGGTGAGGTTTTCCACTGTGGGTCGGTGCatgttctcctctgtgtcatCCAGAGTGTGCCAGAACTGGGGGAAGGGCGTCgtgatgacatgcagcacaggGACGCCTatgggggagagacagagagaaagacagaggtgaTGAGCCGATGTAAAGTGTATCAGTGGCCACTTCCACAAACCCATGACTACCTctggacacacactctcttaaAGCAAAAACTGTTGAGATTTCTGATAAAATGCAAGTGATATGAAAAGATTATCAtagttgcatttttcattagtttttttttttccctttgactttttgctttcaatttcagtttagttttaattagtttttaaacAAGGTTTGATTGTTaggtttgatttaattttttgaaaatgattaattttattttagtttttatcagtttcagtttttagtcttttttttgtaatatgtgtATTTGTCAGGAACAAGATTCAAGAGGTCAGAAAAAATACTGTGTagtaaaaattcaacaaaacataacttttttaaaaaaaatgtattgacttaggacagatgaacaaccaaataaactaaCAAAGattaaaactaaagacattttccctataatttttattttattttattttagttagctttgtaaacacacaatacagttacagttaattattcttttttgtaaagtcacattttcatttttacttcagttaatgaaaatgtttttttttttttccaaacttttttttccccattattttgttagtttttgttaatGAAACTAACCTTGCAAGTGTATCTGGAATTGACTGGTGCCTTTCAAATATATACAGATGAGTAGCAAATTcaaggacacaaaaaaaaaaaaaaaaaaaaaaagtgtcatagTAAGGAGTTTCAATGCACCTTGGCACAGATTCAACCAGTCTCTGTACAGGGCACATCTGTGTTAAATAATCAAACTAGTAATGTGGCTGTCTGTAGGTGTCTTCATCTCCCACCTTTATGAAGGAAGGGGATGTGGTCGTCCTGCACGGGTCCGAGGTACACGTCCTTTCTGAAGTAGGTCTGCTCTGAGGGGTGAGACATCAGCAGACCCTGTCGGTGGAGTCTCTTCTCTGAGAATGAGCAAAGATGGCAGAGTCAGCGTgcagagacaagagagaaataTTACCAAGAACCCTTGACTCCTTTTTGGCAGTATTTACCCGCAGTGATGAGACGGTCAAACCAGCGGGCCGTGTTATCAAAGTGATTCACGATCAGAGGGTCGGGGCCACCGAGCAGGTCAAGCAGCACAAAGAGATCCTGGAAGAAAAGCCGAAGCAGAGAGAATTGATTTCTGAACGCACAACTCATCATCCTGGCTCTACACACACCGTTTCCATGAAATTATGGTGCACCACATTGCTGCAGAGAAACAAGGGAAGAGGCAAATGGTTAATAGTAAGCTTTAGATTTGTATGTCCATCCTGATAGTTAAAGCTAGTAGGAGAGTAAGGCCTGAAAGACAATACTGAAGCTACTGTTATTGCTAACCATGTTTCAAATGGGCTCATTTAGGTAGGAAACTAAAATCGGCCTAGTCATGCATAATTTAGAGTGTTGTCTCTGGATCAGGATGTGAGGATGGCCACAAAGGACATGTATTTTTGTACAGCGAATGCAGCGCAAACACGTTTCCTCACCACAGCCTGGAGCAGGGTGGTGTGAGTGGAGCCTGGAGGGTGCGGGGTGCTCGCCATGCGCTCAGCCATGTGGCGGGAGCCATACAGTGAGTCTGTATCGGTCCATTCCTCAAATGACTCCTCCCCGTCAAAAAACACGAGCTGGAGAGTTACTGGAGGTTTctagggagagaaggagggagggagagatgttTGTTTGCGGGAATCAAATTAAAGTAGGAGCAGCCTATAACGAGCAAATGGGGCCAGTTCCTTTGTCTGCAGCACTgtcgcagtgtgtgtgagtgtgtgtgtgtgtgtgtgtattcccagCCATCATAGATGACAACTTCTGGAGGGATCCTGCTTTTCACATATGACTGCTGCACTCACAGCAGGTGGCTGGAGTCAGCACTTTCTGCCCTACACTGCAGAGGTagacagaagagaggagagagagaagaaatgagaGTACTAGAAACAAAATGAGTCAGCATCTCccccctttgttttttttttttttttatttctagagaggggaggggaggagcagCACAGGAGCACAGGACAAGAGGGAataggagagaggggggaagtaAAAATATAGACCCAAAGGTACAACGTGTCAGcatctcctccagctgctctcCCTAGCTTGTGTTTCCGTTCCTGCCTTAAAACCAACAGCcaccataaaataaaaactgaatcaaCTGTTAGAATAAAAGTAGAGGACAACTGTATGTTAGTATAATAACCAAATCAAGCAGAAACCTGCCTGCTGTTTAAGGGATCTAAGCTGGGCGTCCAGAGAAGTGGCGAGTTCCAGGATCATGGCGCAGGGGACCGCCGAGTCACTGGCCCCCAGAAACACCTTCTCTGGGGCTCGGGGGTCCGGAGGCAGAGACTTAGAGTCATAGTGGCAGGTCAGCAGCAGCCTGCGGGGGGCCGAAGGGTCGAGGATTGCGATGATGTTGGTGAAGGTGACCTGGCCACGGGGGGTGGGAGACTGGAAGGAGTCGAGGTCGACTGTCCAGCCCGCAGAGAGCGAGGATAACGTGGAGGAGATGtgctgaggcagaggagagagacataaaaaagtgagaaaaagtgTGCAGAGTAGGAaactatttacatatttaatcAATGCTGAAATATTTACTCATGCATTCAGCCATTGCAGAAGCGAATGTACCTGCTGTACTGCCAGGCTGCCTTGTGTCCCGGGGAGCCGCTGTATCAGAATGGGCCTCAGATGAGTCTCCCACAGGCGAACTCCATCCACCTGAGAGGCTAAACGACGAATCTGAGCTGGAGAGCATTTGCTGGGCTTGTGGGACAGCTGGAAGAGGAGACAACAGCACTGATGAAGAAGTGGGTGGGTTTTTATTAAAGAGAAGGATGTGCTTCATGAACAAAAGTTAAGGGGATGGGGGGGCATGTGAGAGAGTAAAGTGGAATAGGACAATGGAGAATTAGAAGGACAGAATAAGGCTGAATGGACAGATGAACAACAACACCTGAGAGCGAAAATGTTTGAGCTGGACATGTGGTCAGTAGAGCTGGGATGATATGTTTATCTCCCGATtcgatattatgatttattgtgacttttgttttttgaagtaTCCTATAGATAGTGGATGTAAactttcatgaagctgtgattatcctaaaaGTCACaacaggtcattttatacagtgatatgaagtgggctaacatcatcacacatgaatcaaatgtggctcattgaatccacaagagtctcagctttctagtcaaagccaattgatgcaactccaaggccccagtctgcacaaatacaccattttagaatcagcaaaaataacacatttgtattgCATGCAAAAAGTTACATGGTTTTTGCCCCAAACTGCACGGGATTAGCATGAGGGGGGCATGTCTACAAAGAGGAGAGCTTTAAACCTattcagtaataaaataaaatcaattaaaaaaaaggatcagGGTATTAAGTTTTTCCCCTCCACCCCTGGTGATCAGCACACTGTGGCACATCTGGCCAGCTGCAGCAGACTGCACAGCTGCACAACTTGTTAGGAACAGGAGCAGTGCAGCTGAAACAATCATATCACTACGATGCATAAGCCACACTTCAACTTCATCACCTCCAACAAACACTAAGACACAATGCTTACATGCTTGAACTTGCCGGTTCTGCCATGTGGCCCCTGTTTGGCTCAGCTGTGTTaactacagtatgtacagtacactCAGTGTAGGAGCAGTTTAATTTAGTGTTggcatattattgttttttattatgttttatcttTAGACTTAGCATTCACTATTATTTCTAACACATGGTGGCAGTGATTAGAGACAGGATATATGTTGGGCATAGGTGTTGGCACAGGAAGGTGGAGGGCACACAAgttttcaccagacctgaggCAGGGAGGATGGACAAGAGCTGGTATGTCAGAATTTTGTTTCTTCAATAAAACAAGTAAAGATACGAAGATTGTCTGGACCTGCTGTCTTTTGGGTCTGCGTAAAGATCACTAATGCTCCTCCTGTGTATGTAATGGCAagagtgaaaatgtttgaaggaaaaggagaaattgCCATTACACTCAGAGTGAAGTCCTTACCCTGTCTTTGGCCAGATCCACAGGAGGCACGCTGCGGCCCGCCCCGGTGTCGCTGGACAGGTGGATGCTCAGCACCACCGCCAGCAGCAGGACGCCGAACAGGCAGAAGAGCAGGACCCGGGCCCGGGGCATCCGCACCCGGTCACATCCAGGCAGAGAgccgctgctgccgctgccggGCTGCAGGGACTTGTACCGGCGGCTGGACCTGGACATGACTGGCCGGACGGACTCACTCAGCACTCGGCTGACAGCGTCTCGTCTTTCCGCCGCTCTAAGAGCTACGTGTCAAAACCTGGAGCATGTGAGCCGGGgttcactctcacactcacacagtcacaggcacgcacgcacgcacgcaggcaggcaggcaggcagccgTAAAGCGTGCAGGTCTCACGCACTGCACCCAGCAGGCTGGTCTCTGCCGGCACACATTATCTGTGATGCCTTACTCATTCCACTTTGACCATAATGCTCTGTCCTCTGGGTGAACAGCAGATATCAGCGTCTCTGGCGGCACCACACTCTCCACTGTCGGTGTCGGCTGTCTTGAAAAACTTGAACCTACAGTGACTGAGTCTTATAAGACATTTTGCACGGGAACCCGGAGCGTGAAGCGACCAACTTCTAGCTTGAGCCGCGCATCCAACATCTCATCCAGGCTCGTCACGTTGCACTCACTTTAAATCACACCCTCAGAGcagaaatgatgaaaacaaaaacactactGTCAGCCACTGTCAGGAGGACAAGTCACGGCTGGACCTGCTCTGCTCAAATGGCGTAACTCCTGCTGCCACCGCCGAGCCTACTGCCTCCTGCAGGACGGCACTTCCGGGTTTCATAGCAACAAGGTGACGTCTTCCTTAAAGGCGCAGCGTCACcggtttaatttatttattaacttcaTTTCTATCTTtattgttttcaattcagtttagttttaggaAGTTTCCAACTCGTTTCAGTTTAGCGTTAATCGTTTAAAaatgtttcgttttttttttttgttttttttttcttattcaaatagGATTGGGATCAAATAGGCTAAGATTTAATAAATTGACAAGAGTGACCTCAATACAGACCCagcactttgtgaaggcaggtCAGATGTCTCAGTCTCAGTAAACACCAGCACCTCCTCATACTTGTTGtgttgacaaatttgaccaaactgacagagactaaaactaaaggcattttctgtatattttggttttatttcagtttgtttcGGAAGCAAACAGAATCCTATCAGTTAGTTCCCTcccaaagtctttttttttcttttttttttttttaatttccgtTTGCTAAAATGCTTTTCCATACCTATTTTCActctttagtttagttttagtaaaCTGATATAACAGCACACAGCATCACCCATGAATCATCTAATCATCGTATGGACATTTTCATTCTCTTCCAGTTCAGACTCGGAGTGCATGAAATACAAGGGAGATAAGCAAGATTCAACAAGATTTTTAATCTTGCTGGAAAGCTTCAGAGCCTTCTAGACTACCCTTGGAGCTGTCTGGACCttacttttgaaaataaatcacaatcagACTCAGACTCTGACTCAGAAATAGCCTTCTTTATTAATCCACAAGGGGAAATAGGGTCAGTTACTCAAATTCTCAAAGAACGGAATcacaagaaatagaaaaaaaaaacaataaatataaaaatacttgCCTTATTCACTTGAAAAAAGTATGCGCATTAATCCTACTTGTGGATTAATCGTAATTGTAAAAATATATGTGCATTATctctaaatatgtgcatcagTCCTGTTTTGttccccccccctcctcctccttttaaagtttttatgttttagtttagttattGTGCCATATATTTGATAGAGGACTGACAGCTCTATGTGCACAGGAGGTTCACAGCTCTAAGTGCACAGTCGGAGCTGAAAGCACAAGAGTTTTATGATGAAGGTGGGAAATTATCAGCCTGGTCTGCAgcagtgaataataataataataataaaaaaagatcaaacTAGCACATTTGTCTTAAAATGCGGCGCCGGAAAGTTCCTTAGATTTGCTCCTTACGAAGTGCTGCCGATCGCAGTTCAGTATCTAAACCTGTGTGACTTCATGTTATATTAGAAAACAAATCAGCGTTTCATCCAAACGTGACCTACTTTCTTTCATTAAACTAAACTCCCGCCAGATTTTCCTCCGGAGAGATGAACGGAAGCGGAAACAGCTCTTCTCACGCTGCGATTGGTCGGCGTGTCACTTTGTCCGGCCTACATCCCGCTCTACGGCGTCGCGGATTGGTCCACACGTCTGTCAATCACTGCTTGCGATGGCGACGCCCTGCGTACAAAAACGATGTTAGCGGGTTTTTAGGTTATTGGCGCTAACCTGGTCGAGTGTGAGGAGcggacggcagcagcagcagcagcaggaggtcaGAGGGTCACGGCTCCTTCATCTCCTACCCGGCAGACAGCCTCTCCACACGGGCAGTATGTACGTCATCAAGCGAGGTGAGCTGCCTTTAGCTGTCCTCTGTACTGGTTTCACTGCAGGCGATGTTCAGAGAGCACAGCCAGGCTCCGTCTGTCCTCACCGGTGCTCCAGCCAGACGCTGTGCTTCACTGTCTGCTGCACCCAGACTCGAACACCTCGTCCAGGCTTCAGGAGCAGCGAGCCTGGCTTAGCCGCTCAGCTAACAGCAGCAGGAAGGCAGTCACATAACCAGCTAGCTTAGCATGCTGTTGTTTATCGTGTGGCCTTGGCCGATAGGCTCGGTGTGTGACTCTCTGCTCTGCTCGGCACAAACTGGACTGACGGCATGTCTGACACTTAATTATAGGTGCCGTCTTAATAGCCAACAGCCTGTTGGCTAGAAAGTGATGTGGTGTGATCCATCACGTTAGCCTTTGTCATGGTTGGCGCCAAAATGCCCCATGTGTCATTATGTCACGATGGTTTTTAGTGtaaaccccccaccccccctttttttctttcttatttagTCATCTTCAAGGTACAACTTGTGTTTCCATTATCAAAAGTTGAACAGCtttcagacaaagaaaatagaaaaaaagaaaaagaacaaaaggaaaGCCAAAGATGTGAGAGTTAATTTGAGATAGTTTATCCATCCAGCTGATGTGGGGTCTTACTTTGAGAAATTTAGatctatgaataaaatattttccaagagtaattaaaatatttaccaGGAAGTCTaagttcttttcttttaactGCACTCCAACTTTTACAGCTAGCCAATTTAGAGGGtgcaaattaatttgtttagatAACTGGCAGCTTTTAAAACTTAACCAAAATTCCATTACATATTCACATTCAAagaaaatacactactcacaaaaagttagggatattcggctttcgggtgaaatttcaggatgaacctaaaatgcattataacctttacaggtgaacttaatgtgaccttctgtaaacttttgaatgcacatgtccaactgttcagtgtttcagtactttttgc
This genomic window contains:
- the qpctla gene encoding glutaminyl-peptide cyclotransferase-like a, with translation MSRSSRRYKSLQPGSGSSGSLPGCDRVRMPRARVLLFCLFGVLLLAVVLSIHLSSDTGAGRSVPPVDLAKDRLSHKPSKCSPAQIRRLASQVDGVRLWETHLRPILIQRLPGTQGSLAVQQHISSTLSSLSAGWTVDLDSFQSPTPRGQVTFTNIIAILDPSAPRRLLLTCHYDSKSLPPDPRAPEKVFLGASDSAVPCAMILELATSLDAQLRSLKQQKPPVTLQLVFFDGEESFEEWTDTDSLYGSRHMAERMASTPHPPGSTHTTLLQAVDLFVLLDLLGGPDPLIVNHFDNTARWFDRLITAEKRLHRQGLLMSHPSEQTYFRKDVYLGPVQDDHIPFLHKGVPVLHVITTPFPQFWHTLDDTEENMHRPTVENLTKVLAVFLAEYLGF